One stretch of Deinococcus arcticus DNA includes these proteins:
- a CDS encoding DUF4097 domain-containing protein has protein sequence MTTWPPSRPLLPVLGRMALGLALAALGLGLAWHGAERTLTPGMSVQNTPLQVPLDGPLPLDLASSAALSFSGDRVNVALSPLPPGSPMAVQGAARHRARNPVQAEVSRQGRAITAQVTLNVQPYSVRGVVLGGPEPVQHTLSLALARGLPLTLGSVTTSGDQRLQLTPLRVRALTLRSDSGDLTLGLPARPAGPVSVVTRSGDVTLNAPPGSAPDAVRVNTASGGLRLNLAGMRTQTLGVGSDSGDLRLTLPVILGRATVTTATGHVTVSATPLTRGTLDIRTQGGRVTLRLPPRLSTRVRFADRDTLTWPRTQAPSPTPALDVFVDAPRSDFTLVPLEETP, from the coding sequence GTGACCACGTGGCCGCCGTCCCGGCCCCTGCTGCCGGTACTGGGCCGCATGGCGCTGGGGCTGGCGCTGGCCGCGCTGGGGCTGGGGCTGGCATGGCACGGCGCCGAGCGCACCCTGACCCCCGGCATGAGCGTGCAGAACACGCCGCTGCAGGTGCCGCTGGACGGCCCGCTGCCCCTGGACCTGGCCAGCAGCGCCGCGCTGAGCTTCAGTGGCGACCGGGTGAACGTGGCGCTCTCGCCGCTGCCGCCCGGCAGCCCCATGGCGGTGCAGGGCGCGGCCCGCCACCGCGCCCGCAACCCCGTGCAGGCCGAGGTCAGCCGCCAGGGCCGCGCGATCACCGCGCAGGTGACCCTGAACGTGCAGCCCTACAGCGTGCGCGGCGTGGTGCTGGGCGGCCCGGAACCGGTGCAGCACACCCTCAGTCTGGCCCTGGCGCGGGGGCTGCCCCTCACGCTGGGCAGCGTGACCACCAGCGGCGATCAGCGCCTGCAGCTAACCCCGCTGCGGGTGCGCGCCCTGACCCTGCGCAGCGACAGCGGCGACCTGACGCTGGGGCTGCCGGCCCGCCCTGCCGGCCCGGTCAGTGTGGTCACCCGCAGCGGCGACGTGACCCTGAATGCGCCCCCTGGCAGCGCGCCAGACGCCGTGCGCGTGAATACCGCCAGCGGCGGGCTACGGCTGAACCTCGCGGGCATGCGCACCCAGACCCTGGGCGTGGGCAGTGACAGCGGCGACCTGCGCCTGACCCTGCCGGTGATTCTGGGCCGCGCCACTGTGACCACCGCCACGGGCCACGTCACGGTCAGCGCCACGCCCCTCACGCGCGGCACCCTGGACATCCGCACGCAGGGCGGGCGGGTCACGCTGCGCCTGCCCCCGCGTCTGAGCACCCGGGTGCGCTTTGCCGACCGCGACACCCTCACCTGGCCGCGCACCCAGGCCCCCAGCCCCACCCCCGCGCTGGACGTGTTTGTAGACGCGCCCCGCTCTGACTTCACCCTTGTGCCCCTGGAGGAGACCCCATGA
- a CDS encoding YkvA family protein, with amino-acid sequence MSRPSLFTRLRTLARRLKAELLALSLAARDPRTPWYARAWAALVLAYALSPIDLIPDFIPVLGQLDDLLLVPAGLWLALRLIPPAVMADARQQAEAAPARLARSTWGAALIVVAYLGLLVLAWTLWRRTAQ; translated from the coding sequence GTGTCCAGACCCTCCCTGTTCACGCGGCTGCGCACCCTGGCGCGGCGCCTCAAGGCCGAACTGCTGGCCCTGAGCCTCGCCGCCCGTGATCCGCGCACGCCCTGGTACGCCCGCGCCTGGGCCGCCCTGGTGCTGGCCTACGCCCTGAGCCCCATTGACCTGATTCCCGACTTCATTCCGGTGCTGGGGCAACTGGACGACCTGCTGCTGGTGCCGGCCGGGCTGTGGCTGGCCCTGCGCCTGATTCCCCCTGCCGTGATGGCCGACGCCCGCCAGCAGGCCGAGGCGGCGCCGGCACGGCTGGCCCGCAGCACCTGGGGCGCGGCGCTGATCGTGGTCGCCTACCTGGGCCTGCTGGTGCTGGCCTGGACCCTGTGGCGCCGCACGGCCCAGTAG
- a CDS encoding sensor histidine kinase, translating to MKVMGTGAGRDPAPTRGGPLSDLLDASTYRAALYVLLALPVGGTVAGLLTAAVVGGLLTLPILVGAAFLLLALWLVVALGEVQRALLGLLGVRVARPAAAPPAGLLAWLGRTLADPVTYRTLLFHAIQLPLSLLCWVVLGTLLALEVLGLGAPLWALNSAVPVVWGEWTLRPGPLSVAGLMLAGAGALLVSAGVLSVMGRVWTRLGIALLAPDGDGAARREVIALRRAAGRVALGDDLGVTLADLTEQARQASTAAAVALCAPDGTLRAVSGVPGPLPAPGELQPAHGEASVRALSGGEVLATLPVSLPASAGTLEGGTLRAWYVGGARPGADELAFLLSIADHAGTALHAAQLIERAGARAGELERARLARELHDSVAQALYGITLGAKTARATLERDPARTRQSLDYTIRLAEGGVSEMKALLFSLRPDALEEGGLVAALTQHAHALEARHGLTVHADLSAEPELPPDAQAAAYRVAQEALHNVVKHARAAQVWLSLTQTDGVVTLSVRDDGRGFDPHAQGRGTLGQRSMRERASGAGGTLAVDSAPGQGSAVTLTLPRGGA from the coding sequence ATGAAGGTCATGGGCACCGGCGCTGGGCGCGACCCAGCTCCCACGCGGGGCGGCCCCCTGAGTGACCTGCTGGACGCCTCCACCTACCGCGCCGCGCTGTATGTGCTGCTGGCCCTGCCGGTAGGCGGCACGGTGGCGGGGCTGCTCACGGCCGCCGTGGTGGGGGGGCTGCTGACCCTGCCCATTCTGGTGGGGGCCGCCTTCCTGCTGCTGGCGCTGTGGCTGGTGGTGGCGCTGGGCGAGGTGCAGCGCGCGCTGCTGGGCCTGCTGGGGGTGCGGGTGGCGCGCCCGGCCGCCGCGCCCCCGGCCGGGCTGCTGGCGTGGCTGGGCCGTACCCTGGCCGACCCGGTGACCTACCGCACCCTGCTGTTTCACGCCATTCAGCTGCCGCTGAGCCTGCTGTGCTGGGTGGTGCTGGGCACCCTGCTGGCGCTGGAGGTGCTGGGCCTGGGCGCGCCGCTGTGGGCCCTGAACAGCGCGGTGCCGGTGGTGTGGGGCGAGTGGACCCTGCGCCCCGGGCCGCTGTCTGTGGCGGGGCTGATGCTGGCGGGGGCGGGCGCCCTGCTGGTCAGCGCGGGCGTGCTGAGTGTGATGGGCCGGGTGTGGACCCGCCTGGGCATTGCCCTGCTGGCCCCGGACGGCGACGGCGCCGCGCGGCGCGAGGTGATTGCCCTGCGCCGCGCCGCCGGTCGGGTGGCCCTGGGCGACGATCTGGGCGTGACCCTGGCCGACCTGACCGAGCAGGCGCGGCAGGCCAGCACCGCCGCTGCCGTGGCCCTGTGCGCCCCGGACGGCACCCTGCGCGCGGTCAGCGGCGTGCCGGGCCCACTGCCGGCCCCCGGTGAGCTGCAGCCCGCCCACGGCGAGGCCAGTGTGCGCGCCCTCAGCGGCGGCGAGGTGCTGGCCACCCTGCCCGTCAGCCTGCCGGCCTCGGCCGGAACCCTGGAAGGCGGCACCCTGCGCGCGTGGTATGTGGGCGGCGCGCGTCCGGGGGCCGATGAACTGGCATTTTTGCTCTCCATTGCCGATCATGCCGGTACCGCCCTGCACGCCGCGCAGCTGATCGAACGCGCCGGGGCCCGCGCAGGCGAACTGGAACGTGCCCGGCTGGCGCGCGAACTGCACGACAGCGTGGCCCAGGCCCTGTACGGCATCACGCTGGGCGCCAAGACCGCCCGCGCCACCCTGGAACGCGACCCCGCCCGCACCCGCCAGAGCCTGGACTACACCATCCGGCTGGCGGAAGGGGGCGTGTCGGAGATGAAGGCGCTTCTTTTCAGCCTGCGCCCCGACGCCCTGGAAGAAGGTGGGCTGGTGGCCGCCCTGACCCAGCACGCCCACGCCCTGGAAGCCCGCCACGGCCTGACGGTGCACGCCGACCTGAGTGCCGAACCCGAACTGCCCCCCGACGCCCAGGCCGCCGCCTACCGCGTGGCCCAGGAGGCCCTGCACAACGTGGTCAAGCACGCCCGCGCCGCCCAGGTGTGGCTGAGCCTCACCCAGACGGACGGCGTGGTGACCCTGAGCGTGCGCGACGACGGCCGGGGCTTTGATCCGCACGCCCAGGGGCGCGGCACCCTGGGGCAGCGCTCCATGCGCGAGCGGGCCTCGGGGGCGGGGGGCACCCTGGCGGTGGACTCGGCTCCGGGCCAGGGCAGCGCCGTGACCCTGACCCTGCCCCGGGGGGGCGCGTGA
- a CDS encoding DUF456 domain-containing protein: MSLAFLIFLVAWIIGMVGTFVPVVPATAIIFLGSVAATLVDGFQPWPDLPFLITFLAITILIGLVDNVASAWGARKYGGSKQAVWGALIGGVVGILPIIPFGLIVGPLLGALIAELVVVKKPPADALRAAWGTLVGLLTGLAAKLVLHLLIGLYELWRLWDPAKSVFG, encoded by the coding sequence ATGAGTCTTGCGTTTCTGATCTTCCTGGTCGCCTGGATCATCGGCATGGTGGGCACCTTCGTGCCGGTGGTGCCCGCCACGGCCATCATCTTTCTGGGATCGGTGGCCGCCACGCTGGTGGACGGCTTTCAGCCCTGGCCGGACCTGCCCTTCCTGATCACCTTTCTGGCCATCACCATCCTGATCGGGCTGGTGGACAACGTGGCCTCGGCCTGGGGGGCGCGCAAGTACGGCGGCAGCAAGCAGGCGGTGTGGGGTGCCCTGATTGGCGGCGTGGTGGGGATTTTGCCCATCATTCCCTTCGGCCTGATCGTGGGGCCGCTGCTGGGCGCCCTGATCGCTGAACTGGTGGTGGTGAAAAAGCCCCCCGCCGACGCCCTGCGCGCCGCCTGGGGCACCCTGGTGGGCCTGCTGACCGGCCTGGCCGCCAAGCTGGTGCTGCACCTCCTGATCGGCCTGTACGAACTGTGGCGCCTGTGGGACCCGGCCAAGAGCGTGTTTGGCTAA
- a CDS encoding CPBP family intramembrane glutamic endopeptidase: MTAPHPTPQPTPEPVAPLSPAPPGIRAVDGNRAALTLLVVQNVVSALLMAAGVPLGTALLGAFALVVLVALTIFREVIDVLRRDTRWRTPPAWGTALAAFVLAFLASRAFVLAVVTLFPESVNSVPQFLSRGADLWVLLLAAGLLIPFAEEVAFRGLLMRGHERAAGFTVAALTSTVVFSLAHGAPASVAGILPLAYVLARVAQHTGSLWNSVIIHALNNTLAVGLGAFVAGRLPTDTAQATDLLQNPALKLPLALGSLLFGTVVLAVLHLWLTPRPDPQARSAPGPWLSAALITVLLFGVVAALATLPAVTQWLTDLRGALR, from the coding sequence ATGACGGCGCCGCACCCGACCCCCCAGCCCACCCCCGAGCCGGTCGCCCCGCTGTCCCCGGCGCCCCCGGGCATCCGGGCGGTGGACGGCAACCGCGCGGCCCTGACGCTGCTGGTGGTGCAGAACGTGGTCTCGGCGCTGCTGATGGCCGCCGGGGTGCCGCTGGGCACGGCCCTGCTGGGCGCCTTCGCGCTGGTGGTGCTGGTGGCCCTGACCATTTTCCGCGAGGTCATTGACGTGCTGCGGCGCGACACCCGCTGGCGCACGCCCCCGGCCTGGGGCACGGCACTGGCGGCTTTTGTGCTGGCATTTCTGGCTTCGCGCGCCTTTGTGCTGGCCGTGGTGACCCTGTTTCCCGAATCGGTCAACAGTGTGCCGCAGTTTCTCAGCCGGGGCGCCGACCTGTGGGTGCTGCTGCTGGCCGCCGGACTGCTGATTCCCTTTGCCGAGGAGGTGGCCTTCCGGGGCCTGCTGATGCGGGGCCACGAACGCGCCGCCGGCTTCACAGTGGCCGCCCTCACCAGCACGGTGGTGTTCTCGCTGGCCCACGGGGCGCCTGCCAGCGTGGCCGGCATTCTGCCGCTGGCCTACGTGCTGGCCCGCGTGGCGCAGCACACCGGCAGCCTGTGGAACAGCGTGATTATCCACGCACTGAACAACACCCTGGCGGTGGGCCTGGGTGCCTTTGTGGCGGGGCGGCTGCCCACCGATACCGCCCAGGCCACCGACCTGCTGCAAAACCCGGCTCTGAAACTCCCGCTGGCGCTGGGCTCGCTGCTGTTCGGGACCGTGGTGCTGGCCGTGCTGCACCTGTGGCTGACCCCCCGCCCCGATCCCCAGGCGCGCAGCGCCCCGGGCCCCTGGCTCAGCGCCGCACTGATCACGGTGCTGCTGTTTGGGGTGGTGGCGGCCCTGGCCACCCTGCCGGCCGTCACGCAGTGGCTGACCGATCTGCGCGGGGCGCTGCGCTAG
- a CDS encoding PadR family transcriptional regulator: MDINLFKGNLDLILLSVLQRESGYGLDLAKRVEALTGGRITLNVGSLYPALHRLERAGFLQTGEATLARGGPPVRTYALTDAGRAELARRRENYAAFDRALRSLW, encoded by the coding sequence ATGGACATCAACCTCTTCAAGGGGAATCTGGACCTGATTCTGCTGAGCGTGCTGCAGCGGGAAAGCGGCTATGGCCTGGACCTCGCCAAGCGGGTCGAGGCTCTCACCGGGGGCCGCATCACCCTGAATGTGGGCAGCCTGTACCCGGCCCTGCACCGACTGGAACGGGCCGGCTTTCTGCAGACCGGCGAAGCCACGCTGGCCCGGGGCGGCCCCCCGGTGCGCACCTACGCCCTGACCGACGCCGGACGCGCGGAACTGGCACGCCGCCGCGAGAATTACGCCGCCTTCGACCGCGCCCTGCGGAGCCTGTGGTGA
- the ruvA gene encoding Holliday junction branch migration protein RuvA produces the protein MIAYLSGVVRDIRENSAVVVAGGVGYEVQCPVSTLGKLTVGEVAELNTRFVVREDAQLLFGFHDADSLRLFDLLTGVSGVGPRLALALLSAMPVSALAAGLLGGDVKLLSSVSGVGKKTAERLVLELQNKVPDHLATPAAGGARAARVVSTAGRDAIDALLALGFREAQVRAAVADLLAAEPELNADALIRKGLGRLR, from the coding sequence ATGATTGCTTATCTGTCCGGCGTGGTCCGGGACATCCGGGAGAACAGCGCGGTGGTGGTGGCGGGCGGCGTGGGCTACGAGGTGCAGTGCCCGGTGAGCACCCTGGGCAAGCTGACCGTGGGCGAGGTGGCCGAGCTGAACACCCGCTTCGTGGTGCGCGAGGACGCCCAGCTGCTGTTTGGCTTCCACGACGCCGACAGTCTGCGCCTGTTCGACCTGCTGACCGGCGTGAGCGGCGTGGGGCCCAGGCTGGCCCTGGCGCTGCTCTCGGCCATGCCGGTCAGCGCACTGGCGGCCGGGCTGCTGGGCGGCGACGTGAAGCTGCTGAGCAGCGTGAGCGGTGTGGGCAAGAAAACCGCCGAGCGGCTGGTGCTGGAACTGCAGAACAAGGTGCCCGACCACCTGGCCACCCCGGCGGCCGGTGGCGCCAGGGCGGCGCGCGTGGTGAGCACCGCTGGCCGCGACGCCATTGACGCCCTGCTGGCCCTGGGCTTCCGCGAAGCGCAGGTGCGCGCCGCCGTGGCCGACCTGTTGGCCGCCGAGCCCGAGCTGAACGCCGACGCCCTGATTCGCAAGGGGCTGGGCCGGCTGCGCTAG
- the lepB gene encoding signal peptidase I: protein MNRPWPARVWAALREWGQPLLFALMVTQFGASAVQVDGASMMPALRHGEWLAVEKAGGWAHRLGAGGYARGDIVVFKPPRGAPVAWSNVYRGLGLPWRYRPFLVKRVVGVPGDRVSLRGGVVRVNGRVLPEAARTFWAGHCLDTFSPQANRVAPGPDAPPQPEVTVPPGHYYLLGDNRSPGGSLDSRSFGPVPVGDLAGRAVLSVWPVVRPAQATPPCDGLPQPEQRVRLSGETELSPRWLLGAP, encoded by the coding sequence ATGAACCGCCCCTGGCCAGCGCGGGTCTGGGCCGCTCTGCGCGAGTGGGGGCAACCGCTGCTGTTCGCCCTGATGGTCACCCAGTTCGGGGCCTCGGCGGTGCAGGTGGACGGCGCCAGCATGATGCCCGCCCTGCGCCACGGCGAGTGGCTGGCGGTGGAAAAGGCAGGCGGCTGGGCCCACCGCCTGGGGGCAGGCGGCTACGCCCGGGGTGACATCGTGGTGTTCAAGCCCCCGCGCGGCGCGCCTGTTGCCTGGAGCAACGTGTACCGGGGCCTGGGGCTGCCGTGGCGCTACCGGCCCTTTCTGGTCAAGCGGGTCGTGGGCGTGCCCGGGGACCGGGTGAGCCTGCGGGGCGGGGTGGTGCGGGTGAATGGCCGCGTCCTGCCCGAAGCGGCGCGCACCTTCTGGGCCGGGCACTGCCTGGACACCTTCAGCCCCCAGGCCAACCGCGTGGCCCCGGGCCCGGACGCCCCCCCGCAGCCGGAAGTGACCGTGCCGCCCGGGCACTACTACCTGCTGGGCGACAACCGCTCGCCCGGCGGCAGCCTGGACAGCCGCAGCTTTGGTCCGGTGCCGGTGGGCGATCTGGCGGGGCGGGCGGTGCTGAGCGTGTGGCCCGTGGTGCGCCCCGCCCAGGCCACGCCCCCCTGCGACGGCCTGCCCCAGCCTGAACAGCGGGTGCGCCTGAGCGGCGAGACAGAACTCAGCCCCCGCTGGCTGCTGGGGGCGCCCTGA
- the fni gene encoding type 2 isopentenyl-diphosphate Delta-isomerase: MTFPERPGSAIQTRKLRHIEACLRPESQYQRQTTGLEHVPWPYRALPESNLDEVRLDTTFLGRPLRAPVLIGAMTGGAQAAGRINRHLAQAAQRLGVGLMLGSQRVMLERPEARASFLVRDVAPEVLLIGNLGGAQLLLGYGPAEARRAVQEVGADALAIHVNPLQEALQPGGDTRWAGLSARLAEVLPQLDFPVVLKEVGHGLDARSVAAAAPLGFAALDVAGAGGTSWARVEQLVHHGAVQSPDLCELGIPTAQALRGARQAAPGMPLIASGGIRTGLDAARALALGAQVVAVARPLLAPALDSAEAVEAWLTQFIHELRVALFVGGYASVAEVRALSP, translated from the coding sequence GTGACCTTTCCCGAACGGCCGGGCAGCGCCATCCAGACGCGCAAGCTGCGCCACATTGAAGCCTGCCTGCGCCCCGAGAGCCAGTACCAGCGCCAGACCACCGGCCTGGAACACGTGCCCTGGCCCTACCGCGCCCTGCCAGAGAGCAACCTGGACGAGGTGCGGCTGGACACCACCTTTCTGGGCCGCCCGCTGCGCGCTCCGGTGCTGATTGGCGCCATGACCGGCGGTGCCCAGGCGGCCGGGCGCATCAACCGCCACCTGGCACAGGCGGCGCAGCGGCTGGGCGTGGGCCTGATGCTGGGCTCGCAGCGGGTGATGCTGGAGCGCCCGGAGGCCCGCGCGTCCTTTCTGGTGCGCGACGTGGCCCCAGAAGTGCTGCTGATCGGGAATCTGGGCGGCGCGCAGTTGCTGCTGGGCTATGGCCCGGCGGAGGCCCGGCGCGCGGTGCAGGAGGTGGGGGCCGACGCCCTGGCCATTCACGTCAACCCGCTGCAAGAAGCCCTGCAGCCCGGCGGCGATACCCGCTGGGCGGGCCTGAGCGCGCGCCTCGCCGAGGTGCTGCCGCAGCTGGACTTTCCGGTGGTGCTCAAGGAGGTGGGCCACGGCCTGGACGCCCGCAGCGTGGCCGCCGCCGCGCCGCTGGGCTTTGCCGCGCTGGATGTGGCGGGCGCCGGGGGCACCAGCTGGGCGCGGGTGGAACAGCTTGTGCACCACGGGGCCGTGCAAAGCCCCGACCTGTGTGAACTGGGTATTCCCACCGCCCAGGCGCTGCGCGGGGCCCGGCAGGCGGCGCCCGGGATGCCGCTGATTGCCTCGGGCGGCATTCGCACGGGGCTGGACGCCGCGCGGGCCCTGGCCCTGGGCGCGCAGGTGGTGGCCGTGGCCCGGCCGCTGCTGGCACCTGCCCTGGACAGCGCCGAGGCTGTGGAAGCGTGGCTGACCCAGTTCATTCACGAACTGCGGGTGGCCCTGTTTGTGGGCGGGTACGCCAGTGTGGCCGAGGTGCGGGCGCTGTCTCCGTAG
- a CDS encoding MFS transporter, whose protein sequence is MTALSPAPAAPNRAAPDRLTQATLLLLAALTVMSGATIAPALPAMQAHFADTPNAALLTKLALTILGVVIAISAPLSGVLADRIGRRPVLLGALLLYTLGGASGLVAQSLGQVLLGRVVLGLAVAGTMTAAGALVNDLFSGPGRGRFLGQQAAFTSFGGAVLLPLGGVLAALNWRAPFALYLAAALLLPLVLRLPRGVPGQAAAGSAPQAAPRWGAIAVVYALALGYMIVFYLMPAQGPFLLRALGAEPGLTGLMLGSSTLMAAVTALIFSRFAGRFDARRLAGLGMAVVALGWLLVFRAPGLGVVEAGLLVAGLGGGLIFPNLYTWLADLTPPAWRGRVTAGMSSAVFLGQFLSPLVLVSSAGHEAQGFAAGSALAAVMAAALLALSLRPAPRAQG, encoded by the coding sequence ATGACGGCCCTCTCCCCTGCCCCCGCCGCGCCCAATCGCGCGGCCCCAGACCGCCTGACGCAGGCCACGCTGCTGCTGCTGGCGGCCCTGACAGTGATGTCCGGCGCCACCATTGCCCCGGCGCTGCCCGCCATGCAGGCGCACTTTGCCGATACCCCGAACGCCGCGCTGCTGACCAAGCTGGCACTGACCATTCTGGGGGTGGTGATTGCCATTTCTGCGCCCCTGAGTGGCGTGCTGGCCGACCGTATCGGTCGGCGCCCGGTGCTGCTGGGGGCCCTGCTGCTGTACACCCTGGGCGGTGCCAGCGGGCTTGTGGCCCAGAGCCTGGGGCAGGTGCTGCTGGGGCGCGTGGTGCTGGGCCTGGCCGTGGCCGGCACCATGACGGCGGCGGGCGCGCTGGTCAACGACCTGTTCAGCGGGCCCGGGCGGGGGCGCTTTCTGGGTCAGCAGGCGGCCTTTACCAGCTTTGGGGGCGCAGTGCTGCTGCCGCTGGGCGGCGTGCTGGCGGCCCTGAACTGGCGCGCGCCGTTTGCGCTGTATCTGGCCGCCGCGCTGCTGCTGCCGCTGGTGCTGCGCCTGCCGCGTGGCGTTCCCGGGCAGGCGGCAGCAGGCAGCGCCCCCCAGGCCGCGCCGCGCTGGGGCGCCATTGCGGTGGTTTACGCCCTGGCACTGGGGTACATGATCGTGTTCTACCTCATGCCCGCGCAGGGGCCCTTTCTGCTGCGCGCCCTGGGCGCTGAACCCGGCCTGACCGGCCTGATGCTGGGCAGTTCCACCCTGATGGCGGCCGTGACTGCACTGATCTTTTCGCGCTTTGCCGGGCGCTTTGACGCGCGGCGCCTGGCCGGGCTGGGCATGGCCGTGGTGGCGCTGGGCTGGCTGCTGGTGTTTCGTGCGCCGGGGCTGGGTGTGGTGGAGGCCGGGCTGCTGGTGGCTGGGCTGGGCGGCGGCCTGATTTTCCCCAACCTGTACACCTGGCTGGCCGACCTCACGCCCCCTGCGTGGCGCGGCCGGGTCACGGCCGGCATGAGCAGCGCGGTGTTTCTGGGCCAGTTTCTCAGTCCACTGGTACTGGTGTCTTCCGCCGGGCACGAGGCGCAGGGCTTTGCGGCGGGGTCGGCCCTGGCTGCCGTGATGGCCGCGGCCCTGCTGGCCCTGAGCCTGCGCCCGGCTCCACGCGCCCAGGGGTAA
- a CDS encoding response regulator, producing the protein MTIPDPAPTAVRVLLVDDHAVVRQGLRLFLGLDPLIDVIGEAANGEEALQAAAQLRPDVVIMDLMMPVMDGIQATRTLKRQQPDTEVIALTSTLEEHKVNGAIEAGAISYMLKDASSDTLADAIHAAARGEVRLHPEAAKRLVRDFRGGEMRETLTPKETIVLQLLAHGYSNKDIAADQGVSEATVKTHVSRLLGKLGLDSRTQAALYALKHGIAQLDGVAL; encoded by the coding sequence ATGACCATCCCTGACCCTGCCCCCACCGCCGTCCGCGTGCTGCTGGTAGACGACCACGCCGTTGTTCGCCAGGGCCTGCGCCTGTTTCTGGGCCTGGACCCCCTGATTGACGTGATTGGCGAGGCTGCCAACGGCGAGGAGGCCCTGCAGGCCGCCGCCCAGCTGCGCCCCGACGTGGTGATCATGGACCTGATGATGCCGGTGATGGACGGCATTCAGGCCACCCGGACCCTCAAGCGCCAGCAGCCCGACACCGAGGTCATTGCCCTGACCAGCACCCTGGAAGAACACAAGGTGAACGGCGCCATTGAGGCCGGGGCCATCAGCTACATGCTCAAAGATGCGTCGAGCGACACCCTGGCCGACGCCATTCACGCCGCCGCCCGGGGCGAGGTGAGATTGCACCCCGAGGCCGCCAAGCGGCTGGTGCGCGATTTCCGGGGCGGCGAGATGCGCGAGACCCTGACCCCCAAGGAAACGATTGTGCTGCAACTGCTGGCCCACGGCTACAGCAACAAGGACATCGCCGCCGACCAGGGCGTGAGCGAGGCGACCGTCAAGACCCATGTGTCGCGCTTGCTGGGCAAGCTGGGCCTGGACAGCCGCACCCAGGCCGCCCTGTACGCCCTGAAACACGGCATTGCCCAGCTGGACGGTGTGGCGCTGTAG
- a CDS encoding BON domain-containing protein: protein MWPFGKSTAERVKDALNEQPRLQGLGLQVQERGGEVKVTGMVPNDRYLGLIRVVAGGINGVKTVDVSGVTFEQASAPPTSASPQRSAPAASTPAAPLPELQPQVAPTTGNMNARPQAAPEQAAELEPLAQASRQDDDAELEDNSRIAKAVHQALRGNGELADDPIDVLQSGKSIILRGVVDNDHEQRLAEKLARAVDGVAGVDISGLRVAAGAKALAKEKDQDTGDTVYTVKAGDSLSEIAQKYYGDAMQYKKIAHYNNISNPDLIQPGQKLRIPG, encoded by the coding sequence ATGTGGCCTTTTGGAAAGAGCACGGCGGAGCGCGTGAAAGACGCGCTGAACGAACAGCCTCGCCTGCAAGGTCTGGGCCTGCAGGTACAGGAACGCGGCGGCGAGGTCAAGGTGACGGGCATGGTGCCCAACGACCGCTACCTGGGCCTGATTCGTGTGGTGGCCGGCGGCATCAACGGGGTCAAGACCGTGGACGTGAGCGGCGTGACCTTTGAGCAGGCCAGCGCGCCGCCCACCAGTGCCTCTCCGCAGCGCAGCGCCCCGGCGGCCTCCACGCCGGCCGCCCCGCTGCCCGAACTGCAGCCGCAGGTGGCCCCCACCACCGGCAACATGAACGCCCGGCCCCAGGCCGCGCCGGAGCAGGCCGCAGAGCTGGAGCCCCTGGCCCAGGCCAGCCGCCAGGACGACGACGCCGAGCTGGAAGACAACAGCCGCATCGCCAAGGCCGTTCACCAGGCCCTGCGTGGTAACGGCGAACTGGCCGACGACCCCATTGACGTGCTGCAAAGCGGCAAGAGCATCATCCTGCGCGGCGTGGTGGACAACGACCACGAGCAGCGCCTGGCCGAGAAGCTGGCCCGCGCTGTGGACGGGGTGGCCGGCGTGGACATCAGCGGCCTGCGCGTGGCTGCGGGTGCCAAGGCCCTGGCCAAGGAAAAGGACCAGGACACGGGCGACACGGTGTACACCGTCAAGGCCGGCGACAGCCTGTCCGAGATTGCCCAGAAGTATTACGGCGACGCCATGCAGTACAAGAAAATCGCCCATTACAACAACATCAGCAACCCGGATCTGATTCAGCCGGGCCAGAAACTGCGCATTCCGGGCTGA